One segment of Streptomyces sp. NBC_01463 DNA contains the following:
- a CDS encoding TIGR03936 family radical SAM-associated protein, with protein MQRIRLRYTKRGRLRFTSHRDFQRAFERALRRSEVPMAYSAGFTPHPKVSYANAAPTGTGSEAEFLEIALTEARDPDVLRELLNDSLPDGLDITDAVEARTSGLADRLTASVWELRLDGVTVEEAGKAVAAFNAAESVEVERRTKNGMRTFDARSAVVDLQALDHQPDRPGDKACAILRLVVRHVTPAVRPDDVLSGLRVVADLAPPVPAAVTRLAQGLFDEESGTVTDPLAPDREAAPAALPTAAGTAVATAPDGAGSA; from the coding sequence GTGCAGCGCATCCGACTGCGCTACACCAAGCGCGGCCGCCTCCGGTTCACCAGTCATCGAGACTTCCAGCGTGCCTTCGAGCGGGCGCTGCGCCGCTCCGAGGTGCCCATGGCCTACTCGGCGGGCTTCACCCCGCACCCCAAGGTGTCGTACGCCAATGCCGCACCCACCGGCACGGGCAGCGAGGCCGAGTTCCTGGAGATCGCCCTCACCGAGGCGCGTGATCCGGACGTCCTGCGCGAGCTGCTCAACGACTCGCTGCCGGACGGCCTCGACATCACCGACGCCGTCGAGGCCCGCACCTCGGGCCTCGCCGACCGGCTGACCGCCTCCGTCTGGGAGCTGCGGCTGGACGGGGTCACCGTGGAGGAAGCCGGGAAGGCCGTCGCCGCGTTCAACGCGGCGGAGAGCGTCGAGGTCGAGCGCCGTACCAAGAACGGCATGAGGACCTTCGACGCCCGGTCCGCCGTGGTCGACCTGCAGGCCCTTGATCATCAGCCTGATAGGCCCGGGGACAAGGCCTGTGCGATACTGCGGCTGGTTGTTCGGCACGTGACACCTGCCGTACGGCCTGACGACGTCCTGTCCGGTCTCCGCGTTGTGGCCGACCTGGCGCCGCCGGTCCCCGCAGCGGTGACCAGGCTGGCGCAGGGGCTCTTCGACGAGGAGTCCGGCACGGTGACCGACCCGCTCGCGCCCGACCGCGAGGCAGCCCCGGCCGCTCTACCCACGGCCGCCGGGACCGCCGTCGCGACGGCGCCGGATGGTGCAGGTTCCGCGTAA